The genomic window ACGAACCGCTTCGCCTTGGCCCGGAGCGCGGGGTCGTCCAGCAGGTACGCCAGCGGCACGATGCCGTCGAGCCAGTACGGCACGCGCTCCCAGCCCTCGCTCTTGCCGCCGATCCACGCGCTGTCCTTGATGTCCGGCCAGAACTCGTCGAGGTGCCCGCCCAGCCCGGCGGCCTGGATCTTCAACTGCTCGCGGAGCCACCCGGCCGGCCTGACGGCCCCCAGGGGCAGGGGCCGGAAGGCGGTCTCGGGCAGCGTGCCGGTGCGTCCCTCCGCCCCGGCCGCCTTCGGCGTCTGCGCGGGGGCGGGGGCGGCCAGGCTGGGAAGGAGGATCGCGATGGAGAGCAGGGCGGGCGTTCGTCTCATGGCGTGGATCCCGGGGCGTCGAGGAGGGCCGGCGGCGTTCTCGCCGCGGCACTTCCCGATCGCCTTATTATTAACCGCCGCCCGCCGTGCCCGCCAGCGAGGCCCCCCGCATACGGGCCTTCTGCGAGCGGCCGCGACGGGCGTAGAACATTTTCATAGGAAAACTGCGTCAATCGTCAGTAGATACCCGGTATCAGCCGCCACGTGCGGGCCCGGTAGACGTCGTACTCGTCGCCGAACTGGGACCGGAGCAGGGTCTCCTCGGCGCGGATGCGCGCGACCAGGGGGACGACCAGGAGCGCCGCGAGGCCCACGCCGACGGACGAGCGGAAGGCCAACGCCCAGCCGAGGGTGCCGATCAGCAGGCCGAGGTAGCTCGGGTGGCGGATGACCCGGTAGATCCCGGTCGTGACGAGCTGATGTCCGGGCTGGATGGCGACGAGCCCGCTGAACCGCCTCCCCAGCACGTAGACCGGCCAGAGTCGGAGGAGGCCTCCGGCGCCGTACAGAACCGCGCCCGACCATCGGGCGGCATCGCCGTCGATCGTCCAGAGATCCCGGCGATCGCAGTAGGCCGGCAGGTAGGCGAGCATCAGGCCGATCACGCCGATGGCCGCGAGGACCCAGCGGTTCCCGCGGTCCTCTCGCTGCCCCGGGCTCAGGTTCCCGCCGGTGAAGAGGGCCAGCACCGTGAGGAGGACCGTCATGGCCGCAACCGCCGCCCTGGCCGGGTGGCCCAGGAAGGCGGGGACCCCGCCCCAGCCCGCCGCCGCAAGGCCGAGGTAGGCGAGGATCGAAAGCATGGCGGCGATGGCCATCGCGGGTGAGACGGTCACGAGCATCGAACCCCCTCGTCGAAACGGCTCCGCGGCCGACGCCCCGCCGGGACCGCCCTCGGCGTATCCCGCGGCCCGCCTCGGACGACCGGGCGGGCTCTCCCCGGCGCCGGCCCCCGGCATCGTTACCGCGGCAGATGACCGGGTCAACCTCGTGACCCGAATCCGGTCGCGGGAAGGGCCGTCGGGACGCGATAGGGCGACGGCGCCCGGCCCCGCACCGCTCGTGATTCGGAGGATGCTATTGCAAGATATTGCTCAATTGATGGCATGTAAGGATGAATAGGAAAGTTCTTGCTGACGTACGCCTTGGCAGTCGATAGGTATCATGCTAGAGTTGGCCACCCGAGTCGACCGCCGAATTAAGGAGCGCGGCCTATAGCGGCCCGCAGGAATCTCCCTCCCGGGCTTCACCTCGATCGGGGACGGCGAATCGTCGTCCGCGGCGGAGGCGGGCTGCTGCCG from Aquisphaera giovannonii includes these protein-coding regions:
- a CDS encoding methyltransferase family protein; amino-acid sequence: MLVTVSPAMAIAAMLSILAYLGLAAAGWGGVPAFLGHPARAAVAAMTVLLTVLALFTGGNLSPGQREDRGNRWVLAAIGVIGLMLAYLPAYCDRRDLWTIDGDAARWSGAVLYGAGGLLRLWPVYVLGRRFSGLVAIQPGHQLVTTGIYRVIRHPSYLGLLIGTLGWALAFRSSVGVGLAALLVVPLVARIRAEETLLRSQFGDEYDVYRARTWRLIPGIY